A genomic window from Diospyros lotus cultivar Yz01 chromosome 2, ASM1463336v1, whole genome shotgun sequence includes:
- the LOC127795293 gene encoding ubiquitin-like protein ATG12 isoform X2 has product MASESSTTARRVVVHLRATGDAPILKQAKFKIAGTDKFAKVIDFLCRQLHRETLNFGFDGKLVVNYACSMAWG; this is encoded by the exons ATGGCTTCCGAGTCCTCAACTACTGCTCGTAGAG TTGTTGTGCATCTAAGAGCGACTGGCGACGCACCGATTCTCAAGCAAGCGAAGTTCAAG ATTGCAGGAACTGATAAGTTTGCTAAGGTGATTGACTTTCTTTGTCGCCAGCTTCACAGGGAGACTTTG aattttggttttgatggGAAGTTGGTGGTCAATTATGCTTGTTCCATGGCATGGGGCTAA
- the LOC127795293 gene encoding ubiquitin-like protein ATG12 isoform X1, translated as MASESSTTARRVVVHLRATGDAPILKQAKFKIAGTDKFAKVIDFLCRQLHRETLFVYLNSAFSPNPDELVIDLYNNFGFDGKLVVNYACSMAWG; from the exons ATGGCTTCCGAGTCCTCAACTACTGCTCGTAGAG TTGTTGTGCATCTAAGAGCGACTGGCGACGCACCGATTCTCAAGCAAGCGAAGTTCAAG ATTGCAGGAACTGATAAGTTTGCTAAGGTGATTGACTTTCTTTGTCGCCAGCTTCACAGGGAGACTTTG TTTGTTTACCTCAACAGTGCATTCTCACCCAATCCTGATGAGTTGGTCATTGATCTGTACAAT aattttggttttgatggGAAGTTGGTGGTCAATTATGCTTGTTCCATGGCATGGGGCTAA
- the LOC127795292 gene encoding transcription factor MYB114-like: protein MAPKKNEAVEIKALNRGAWTAEEDRKLAQVIEIHGAKRWKTIAAMAGLNRSGKSCRLRWLNYLRPNIKRGNITDQEEDLILRLHKLLGNRWSLIAGRLPGRTDNEIKNYWNSRLSRKISQREKRGGGEDPSARESSGSELIRPPDQAAGGATMVDGDDDFFDFSNESPMTLEWVSKFLELDEDSYELS, encoded by the exons ATGGCGCCCAAGAAGAATGAAGCCGTAGAAATTAAGGCACTCAACAGGGGAGCATGGACTGCTGAAGAAGACAGAAAGCTTGCTCAAGTCATCGAAATCCATGGGGCCAAGAGGTGGAAGACCATTGCAGCCATGGCAG GGCTAAACAGGAGCGGAAAGAGCTGCAGGCTGAGATGGCTGAATTATCTGAGACCCAACATCAAGAGGGGAAACATCACAGATCAAGAAGAGGACTTAATTCTCAGGCTTCACAAACTCCTCGGAAACAG GTGGTCTTTGATTGCGGGGAGATTACCAGGTCGAACAGATAATGAGATCAAGAACTACTGGAACTCTCGTCTGAGCAGGAAGATTAGCCAGAGGGAGAAGCGCGGCGGCGGGGAAGACCCTTCGGCGAGAGAGAGCTCCGGCTCCGAGCTAATTAGGCCTCCTGACCAGGCCGCCGGCGGGGCGACCATGGTCGACGGCGACGACGATTTCTTCGATTTCTCCAACGAAAGTCCCATGACCTTGGAGTGGGTTAGCAAATTCCTAGAACTGGACGAAGATTCCTACGAATTATCATGA